The Dioscorea cayenensis subsp. rotundata cultivar TDr96_F1 chromosome 11, TDr96_F1_v2_PseudoChromosome.rev07_lg8_w22 25.fasta, whole genome shotgun sequence genomic interval caaaatctatATAATTAGTTGAATTTTGAAGagtattaaaaaacaaaaaacaacaacaacaacaacaacaaagtgaCGCTCCGAGAACCCTTTTGGACGGAGCAAAACACTCCACAATGCTACAAAGTCACGCTCCGGCGATCCACCCATCCCCGGCGAGGCTCGGCCTCTCTAACTCCCCCTCCACCGTTACCTCCGCCGCGAACACCGccaccaccgccaccgccaccacAACCACCAAACCCCCTCaatcctcctcttcctcctccgcCCTCCCCTCTGCTCCTCCAACCTCCCCTTCTCTCCTCCCTCTCCTTCCTCCTCTCCCTCGCGCTCAATCCCTCCTCCTTCTCATGTCCTCCCTCGCCTCTCGCCTCTTCGAGGTCTGCCCCCACCGCTCCCTCTGGCTTTCCTCCTTCCGCGGCTCCATCCCTTCCTTCCTCCCTTCTTCCCCTTCCCCTCCCCTTTCTCTTCCCTCCCCTCCCTCCTCCTCCAAAGAgatcctctccctcttcacctCCCTCCAGACCCAGCTCTTCGAAGCCGTCGCCGAGCTCCAGGAGATCCTCGACCTCCAAGACTCCCGTGTCAAGCTCACCCGCGACATCCGATCCAAGGACTCCACCCTTCTCTCCTTCACCAACAAGATCAAGGAGGCTGAGCAACTCCTCGATCATCTCCTCGACGACTACTCTGATTATCGCCCTAACCCTAAGCGCCCCAGATCCGATCATCTTGACCTCAACGATGTGCTCTCCTACGCCCATCGGATCAGCTACACCACCTTCGCCCCGCCGGAGCACGGCGCTGGCCTCCCCCAGCTCCGTGGTTCCCTTCCTCCTGCTCCGCAGGAGAACGAGTTGCGCGCCTCCATGCTCTACCATTTCGCTGATCTTGACGTTGGCGTGCCGGCGAGGAAAGTGGAGTCGAAAGAGGGAGTCACCGCCGGTGATGACTCTGGTTCTTTGGCTCTGATAGAGCCGACGCCGCCGAGGGAGCAAGTACCGACGGTGCCCATCCCAACGCCTATGCTGCCGATTGCTGTGCCACCTGGGTGGAAGAAGGGCATGCCGGTGGAGCTCCCGAGCGAGCTGCCACCTGTGCCGCCTGGGTGGAAGCCTGGGGACCCGGTGCCATTGCCTCCACTGGATGGGCTTCTTGTTGGGGATCGGGTCGAGGAACCACGGATACCAGCAGGTTTGCCTGTGCCTCCGCTGAAGGCTCCGGAGGCCATACAGGTCAAGTATGTTGAGCTTGATATCAATCCAGGTCAGGATGATTATAGCAGTGATTACAGCAGTGAAGTTGGGAGCTCagatgaggatgatgaagaaTGAACATTCTTTTCGGTAAGATTTTAAAGTTTTTGTTCAAAATTTGTATCTTGCTGCTGCAACGCGTAGTGTGATCGTTAATGATGCAGCTAAAATTATCAGtagaaactttttttattagtgGAAATGATACTAATTATATCAGGCATGTTGTGTTACGAATGGATGTATTTGTTGTGCGGTGATGCTTGCATGTGAAAGTATTAGGAAGTGCACAAATTAAATGAATAGATTGCAATTTAATCGGTCATAAGTATAGGGTATGAATGCATTGTACAGGGTGTAAATTGGATCGGAAATATGATGCTTAATTCAGAAGTATGTCGTAATGGACTTCTGCAGGAAATGCCACATTCTGTGAGACAATTGAGATTAAACATTCATATCGCAAGTTTTAAGcctattctttttattattttcattgccaATTGAAACCAATTTCTATGCATCATCTATATACTTTTCGGAAGTTGTATCTAGGTAGAAAGTTAATGAAAAGAACTAATATTATTAGCTGTGGTGCTGTGTCATTTTGAAGGAAAGAAACTAATGACTGTTCCCCATACTCTCTTTGCAAGAACAGATCTAATTAGTATTCATTAATTTCATTCACGCTCTCTTTGCAACAACATATCTAATCAGTATTGATTGAGTAATATAAACAATCTCTATTGGCTCGTTATGGCCTAAAATTGGTTGAAACTTCAAGCAAATCAGAAGAAATTCTAGTCTTTGTTTGTTGTCTGATTTGAACAAACACTAGAGATCATAGGCATAATGACTGTATTTATACCACTACTGTTGCATTCTTTTTTGCTTGTTTAACTCTTAAGGTTATCTCCCATCTATCTTTATGAAGACAAAGTCAAATTAGCATCAAggtttctcctatttttcctaGTTCCTAACCAGAGGACCTTGTACATTATATGTAGAAATGCATGCTCATCGTCATGGGAGGTTCATCCACCATACAGCAGTGTCTACATTTAAATTATATCCATCATTGTCATGGGTTCTCATCATTGTTTGTTACAGTTGAACTTAGCAGCTTATTGCATGACCTTTTTGGTTTCCCCATATTTCATAGTTTCTAACTTGTTAATAAACAACATGACCGGATGGCTCTCATTTGTCTGCTTCTGATCTTTATGACCTATTATCTAAATTTATGCTACTTTTGGCCTGAGGACTGTTTTCTCCCGAATACTAATCAAATCATGCAAGCGAATATGTTGTCAGTAACTTATAATGCTTTGCTATAGTTAATAAGTATTTAAGTTTCTTGATGTTCTTCTGTTAATTTCCTGAGTTCTTTGGAATGTTTAATGTTGCACAGAGCTCCTACAATAATCTAAGTTTGCACAATCCAACATATCTTctatttatgtttaatttagACTAGATGATGTAAATGATCGTGTTTCCAATTTCAGgcttttctccttttctttttccatgtgTACTTTTTTGCATTGTGGACTTAAATCCTGATGATTGTGCTATCATCCCATTAGCAGTTATTATTGCAGTAATTATCTCTAATTGTGCTCCTAACATGTCTACTGGTGTCATCCCTTATTTCTGCTGCAATAAATTGCAGGCCTTTTTGTCACTCTTATTTTCCTGTATTCCATTTTATTATTCAGCAATTACATTTGCAGTAGGATACCATGTTTGACAATCAATTCAAGGCTTCTTATCTCAATAACCTCTTACATGACTAAATTGGTTAATGAGAATTTGTTAGGGTGATCTTGCCCTTTGTGCTACTGTTCTCACTCCCAACAACGGCTTTTAATGAACAGGTATCATACAAACGGTTTCAGCTGTACCCAGTTGTAAATTTTAGGATTATAAAGTAGTTGTCGTATAATTCTAACGGTGAACGGTTAACAGTGAGATGCTGGGATTAATATCCTCACCATAGTTTGTATTCTGTAATTGTATATAATTATTTCGATCTTGCTAagataattgatgtttttaatgcCATCTCTGTGTAATGCCCCATGCATATCGAGTCTCGTCATTTAAATTAAGATTGATTCTGTACAAATAGTGTCATTTTAACCTGtaatttgttaaataaattgTTGGTATTTTGTATATACCTGTACGTTCTGCTGCTTTGTTATTACAATTTACCGGAaccaaaaacataattattaatcatttcATAGGTTTGTGACTAATTAAAAATGCGAAGTTTAATTCTGAAAGAAATgcattagaattttaaaaatgttttacatttttaacttttttgtaAATAGAATGATAGAATATTTCCCTTCTGATCGTTAAATTACCATGTTGCACttttatatcttaaaaaatattGGTGAGTCTCAACATTGATCTTGTTCTATAATTTTAACACAAACTTATTTAAATTACGCGGATAATGATTGGTATTTTCATGGAAAGGTTAGTGAAGTACTCATATTGACATAATGCAATGAACAGAAGGATGAGTTGATTTAAACAGTTATTTTTCTATGATCAGGAGGATCAAAGGGTGACTCTTAATTTGCAAAATGTTCATTTTGTTGCTGCATGTTGTGCTTATTTATATTCTTCCCTGTTCTTGCATCAACCTGGATGAATTGGAGTGGACCTGATCACTAAGTGCTCTTTGTTTGGTTAGCTTTATGACAGCTAAAtgctcccaaaaaaaaaaaaagttcttgaATTGAGTAGTTAATtattgggaaaattactgttcatctctcataattttcaaaacttcccaaaaaccccttccaacttttacacaccccggacagccctacgttatattttacattctctTTAACCCCCTGCCGGTAAGTTGAAGTAGGTTTAtgatatgaaatttcatttttgcccttgcaaaaggaaagaaaaatagcgcccaatcatatcatgtccGAAATTTATTCAtagttttgcatttttttttttacctcctgcttgctttttctcaaacaaagtttggaaggctcatatcttgttgttcttgttcttgttcttgttcttctttttcttcttctcatttggtgtttatgcatgcattcttttctttcagtgcgTGTAT includes:
- the LOC120272527 gene encoding mediator of RNA polymerase II transcription subunit 4; translation: MLQSHAPAIHPSPARLGLSNSPSTVTSAANTATTATATTTTKPPQSSSSSSALPSAPPTSPSLLPLLPPLPRAQSLLLLMSSLASRLFEVCPHRSLWLSSFRGSIPSFLPSSPSPPLSLPSPPSSSKEILSLFTSLQTQLFEAVAELQEILDLQDSRVKLTRDIRSKDSTLLSFTNKIKEAEQLLDHLLDDYSDYRPNPKRPRSDHLDLNDVLSYAHRISYTTFAPPEHGAGLPQLRGSLPPAPQENELRASMLYHFADLDVGVPARKVESKEGVTAGDDSGSLALIEPTPPREQVPTVPIPTPMLPIAVPPGWKKGMPVELPSELPPVPPGWKPGDPVPLPPLDGLLVGDRVEEPRIPAGLPVPPLKAPEAIQVKYVELDINPGQDDYSSDYSSEVGSSDEDDEE